A part of Geothrix oryzae genomic DNA contains:
- a CDS encoding L-lactate permease has product MLLGALAATLPLIVLLIGIPLLMKPAAKVAPVAWLVTVLTAIFVFHFPAKTTLLAALQGGLTGIFPIMYIPFGALVVYNVLKATGWMDKMQGAMANLTVDRRAQALLIAFGFGAFLEGICGFGAPVAIPASILIGLGYNPMMAALVCLVANTGPVPFGSLAIPTVTLAKTTGLDVMKLSQMTGRFMAPLALIMAFATVYAMSKSKGLKGAIGTILVAGLSFSITEFLVSNYIGADLTSVLAGLACLVAVAIYLKVQKHAQPWLFEGDAPADNAPKEFHFKELFLSWLPYLLLAVLVIAVNLPKTKPLFNGSAAGWNWVLLKAQIYNPGKLYSFTWLQSPGTIMLIAGLIAFPFMGIKYSVMGEQFGKTFKQMIPSFIAVACILSIAEVMNLALPIIDPKTKLAVVGDLATKQISMVATMANGIVALVSKHIYPLLSPLFGTIGVFLTGSNTSANALFGNLQKLTAQGMGLSDILMASAGSAGASAGKMISPQSIVIAATAVGLAGKEGLIMRQTIKYTIPYVILLGLMVWGFAFLFPGLVP; this is encoded by the coding sequence ATGTTGCTCGGCGCCCTCGCGGCCACATTGCCGCTCATCGTCCTGCTCATCGGCATTCCCCTGCTGATGAAGCCCGCCGCCAAGGTGGCGCCCGTGGCGTGGCTGGTGACCGTGCTCACGGCCATCTTCGTCTTCCACTTCCCGGCCAAGACCACGCTCCTGGCGGCCCTGCAGGGCGGCCTCACGGGCATCTTCCCGATCATGTACATCCCCTTCGGCGCGCTGGTGGTCTACAACGTGCTGAAAGCCACGGGCTGGATGGACAAGATGCAGGGCGCCATGGCGAACCTCACGGTGGACCGCCGCGCCCAGGCCCTGCTCATCGCCTTCGGCTTCGGCGCCTTCCTCGAGGGCATCTGCGGCTTCGGCGCCCCGGTGGCCATTCCCGCCAGCATCCTCATCGGCCTGGGCTACAACCCCATGATGGCCGCCCTGGTCTGCCTCGTGGCCAACACGGGCCCCGTGCCCTTCGGCTCTCTCGCCATTCCCACCGTGACCCTGGCTAAGACCACGGGCCTGGATGTGATGAAGCTCTCCCAGATGACCGGCCGCTTCATGGCGCCGCTGGCCCTGATCATGGCGTTCGCCACGGTCTATGCCATGTCCAAGTCCAAGGGCCTGAAGGGCGCCATCGGCACCATCCTGGTGGCCGGTCTCAGCTTCTCCATCACCGAGTTCCTGGTGTCGAACTACATCGGCGCGGACCTCACCTCTGTGCTGGCGGGTCTCGCCTGCCTCGTGGCCGTGGCCATCTACCTGAAGGTCCAGAAGCACGCCCAGCCCTGGCTGTTCGAGGGTGACGCCCCGGCCGACAACGCGCCCAAGGAATTCCACTTCAAGGAGCTGTTCCTCTCCTGGCTGCCCTACCTGCTGCTGGCCGTGCTGGTTATCGCCGTGAACCTGCCCAAGACCAAGCCCCTCTTCAACGGCAGCGCCGCGGGCTGGAACTGGGTGCTCCTCAAGGCCCAGATCTACAACCCCGGCAAGCTCTACTCCTTCACCTGGCTGCAGAGCCCCGGCACCATCATGCTCATCGCCGGCCTCATCGCCTTCCCCTTCATGGGCATCAAGTACTCGGTGATGGGCGAGCAGTTCGGCAAGACCTTCAAGCAGATGATCCCCTCCTTCATCGCCGTGGCCTGCATCCTGTCCATCGCCGAGGTGATGAACCTGGCCCTGCCCATCATCGATCCCAAGACCAAGCTGGCCGTCGTGGGCGACCTCGCCACCAAGCAGATCTCGATGGTGGCCACCATGGCCAACGGCATCGTCGCCCTGGTGAGCAAGCACATCTATCCGCTGCTGAGCCCGCTCTTCGGCACCATCGGCGTGTTCCTCACGGGCAGCAACACCTCCGCCAACGCCCTCTTCGGCAACCTGCAGAAGCTCACCGCCCAGGGCATGGGCCTCTCCGACATCCTCATGGCCTCCGCCGGCAGCGCGGGCGCCTCCGCCGGCAAGATGATCTCGCCCCAGAGCATCGTCATCGCCGCCACCGCCGTGGGCCTGGCCGGCAAGGAAGGCCTGATCATGCGGCAGACCATCAAGTACACGATTCCCTATGTGATCCTCCTGGGCCTCATGGTCTGGGGCTTCGCGTTCCTGTTCCCGGGCCTCGTCCCCTGA
- a CDS encoding LysR family transcriptional regulator, with the protein MDVRTLSTFTVAARTLNFTNAALSLGYAQSSVTAQIKSLEEDLGSALFNRVGNRLELTEPGERFLIYAERILALTHEAKASLQDEAGVGTLRFTAPETVCTYLLPPVLKAFKEAFPRVHLQFLPGFVRDFKRQVLEGIVDFAFILEEPFPSKTLAVEKIRDEEILIVASASHRFAGSRGISAQDLIGEDVLLKALGCSYRNQFERQLINAGAHPGRFLEFQGVETIKRCVEVGLGIAPLPRMAVEAELRSGQLVAVPWEGPEIQISTYLVWNPERHLGSAEKAFLQHVRDALLPTV; encoded by the coding sequence ATGGATGTCCGAACCCTGTCCACCTTCACCGTGGCCGCCCGCACCCTGAACTTCACGAACGCCGCGCTGTCCCTGGGCTACGCCCAGTCGAGCGTGACGGCCCAGATCAAGAGCCTGGAAGAGGATCTCGGTTCGGCGCTCTTCAACCGCGTGGGCAACCGGCTCGAGCTCACCGAACCCGGCGAGCGCTTCCTGATCTACGCCGAGCGGATCCTCGCCCTGACCCACGAGGCCAAGGCCTCCCTGCAGGATGAAGCCGGGGTCGGGACCCTCCGGTTCACGGCGCCGGAAACCGTCTGCACCTATCTGCTTCCGCCCGTGCTGAAGGCCTTCAAGGAAGCGTTCCCGCGGGTCCACCTGCAGTTCCTTCCGGGCTTCGTGCGCGATTTCAAGCGGCAGGTGCTGGAAGGCATCGTGGATTTCGCCTTCATCCTGGAGGAGCCCTTCCCCTCCAAGACCCTCGCCGTGGAGAAGATCCGGGACGAGGAAATCCTGATCGTCGCGTCAGCCTCGCATCGGTTCGCCGGGTCCCGCGGGATTTCCGCCCAGGACCTCATCGGGGAGGATGTGCTGCTGAAGGCGCTCGGCTGCAGCTACCGCAACCAGTTCGAGCGGCAGCTGATCAACGCCGGGGCGCACCCGGGGCGCTTCCTCGAGTTCCAGGGCGTCGAAACGATCAAGCGCTGCGTGGAAGTGGGCCTGGGCATCGCGCCCCTGCCCCGGATGGCCGTGGAGGCGGAGCTCCGCTCCGGGCAGCTGGTGGCCGTGCCCTGGGAGGGTCCCGAGATCCAGATCTCGACTTACCTCGTATGGAATCCCGAGCGGCACCTGGGATCCGCCGAAAAGGCCTTCCTCCAGCATGTCCGGGACGCCCTGCTGCCGACGGTCTAG
- a CDS encoding M20/M25/M40 family metallo-hydrolase, with the protein MFDLNAFVEKFQLARQTALETRPTGGLCGLELEWNLVDPQFRPLLTVGTGPDRMSFVDHLRTKVLSPWTEEYHQLEVFHWMIEWVTRPYHTPKGAVYEGRLLEAALINALAKAGRTFGEPLHYWHGNLLVLPEIGPDCVPMSWHLAKRRYLQRCVELYGTELATAGTHSNLSLPEPMLAWDFMHLPASERGDRHLDDYKNQVYITGTRLMRAFAALFIAASASTPLQASLEDGKPVVRLTPFESVRNLTFPNPPALDVPDLNRSHSDYLRLSYDLVRRGVRFGNNNWIPVRARSQAEPVERLIQVTSDQLHDIYARGLFAAGETRNVEDMAAQIERQNLFARIDLPMARVEVRTDDPGHELALDVANLTLKHLLLLRFYADPDFARGFRYDAEDIKRARRNEELAAREGLRAVIEDPLTAKPIALHAFLDWTLQQLRPMAEALGMWGDLQPLRDLAAGAPSTAEKIRQRLKAKLGGSDIVPPSLLVELAEARKTQVHDDVETITAHIADLGGEEGKLRDFLERARDEVHLDPQAPVRFRPRRETLIDADYPDKATEVLALSQRLVRIPSVTACPEERLPEVHRAATFIYDYLQNHGVPVRTFDQGPFPAILAHFPGGEQAPAMLCGHFDVVEPEPDDSQFEPRIEGDYLWGRGAADMKTVVSTYLVWMKDTLKKGAPYPPVNLLLVGNEENGELEPMGTPHVLKLLKEESGYEPAFFVAGERTGEKGTELWGEVCTQNRGVLRFELIAHGTRGHSGLAGGSDLTERLLGAREALRELFAKHLTLKSADGWQSLARFAYIQVGTPGIYNITPDRGSLGAEIRPIPQDDVSRLRADIEALAADLQLEFLPSAWEPGMACHPENPHLKALLAGITAAGGEVRLGRKGAGTSARFAPGGQGVVWGQTGIGPHAAGERHYIPSIDPYYRALEAFAAQLKA; encoded by the coding sequence GTGTTCGACCTGAACGCCTTCGTCGAGAAGTTCCAGCTGGCCCGGCAGACGGCGCTGGAGACCCGCCCCACCGGCGGGCTCTGCGGCCTGGAGCTGGAGTGGAACCTGGTCGATCCCCAGTTCCGTCCGCTGCTCACCGTGGGCACCGGTCCCGACCGCATGTCCTTCGTGGACCACCTTCGCACGAAGGTGCTGTCGCCCTGGACGGAGGAGTATCACCAGCTGGAGGTCTTCCACTGGATGATCGAGTGGGTGACCCGGCCCTACCACACGCCCAAGGGCGCCGTGTACGAAGGCCGCCTTCTGGAGGCCGCCCTCATCAACGCCCTGGCCAAGGCGGGCCGGACCTTCGGTGAGCCCCTCCACTACTGGCACGGCAACCTGCTCGTGCTGCCCGAGATCGGCCCCGACTGCGTGCCCATGTCCTGGCACCTGGCCAAGCGCCGCTACCTCCAGCGGTGCGTCGAGCTGTACGGCACCGAGCTGGCCACGGCGGGCACCCACTCCAACCTGAGCCTGCCCGAGCCCATGCTGGCCTGGGACTTCATGCACCTGCCCGCCTCCGAGCGCGGCGACCGCCACCTGGACGACTACAAGAACCAGGTCTACATCACTGGCACCCGCCTCATGCGGGCCTTCGCCGCGCTCTTCATCGCCGCCAGCGCCAGCACGCCGCTGCAGGCTTCATTGGAGGACGGCAAGCCCGTGGTGCGGCTCACGCCCTTCGAATCCGTGCGCAACCTGACCTTCCCGAATCCGCCCGCCCTGGATGTGCCGGATCTCAACCGCAGCCACTCCGACTACCTGCGCCTGTCCTACGACCTGGTGCGGCGCGGCGTGCGTTTCGGCAACAACAACTGGATCCCCGTGCGCGCCCGCTCGCAGGCCGAGCCCGTGGAGCGCCTCATCCAGGTCACCAGCGACCAGCTGCACGACATCTACGCCCGCGGCCTCTTCGCCGCCGGGGAAACGAGGAATGTGGAGGACATGGCGGCCCAGATCGAACGCCAGAACCTCTTCGCCCGCATCGACCTGCCCATGGCCCGCGTGGAGGTACGCACGGACGACCCCGGCCATGAGCTGGCCCTGGATGTGGCCAACCTCACCCTGAAGCACCTGCTGCTGCTCCGCTTCTACGCGGATCCCGACTTCGCCCGCGGCTTCCGCTACGACGCGGAGGACATCAAGCGGGCCCGCCGCAACGAGGAGCTGGCCGCCCGGGAGGGCCTCCGCGCGGTCATCGAGGATCCCCTCACGGCCAAGCCCATCGCCCTGCACGCCTTCCTGGACTGGACGCTGCAGCAGCTGCGGCCCATGGCCGAAGCCCTGGGCATGTGGGGCGACCTCCAGCCCCTGCGCGACCTGGCCGCCGGCGCGCCCAGCACCGCCGAGAAGATCCGCCAGCGGCTGAAGGCGAAGCTGGGCGGCTCGGACATCGTGCCGCCCTCACTGCTCGTGGAGCTGGCCGAGGCCCGGAAGACCCAGGTGCACGACGATGTGGAGACCATCACCGCCCACATCGCCGACCTGGGCGGCGAGGAAGGGAAGCTCCGGGACTTCCTGGAACGGGCCCGCGACGAGGTGCACCTCGATCCCCAGGCGCCCGTGCGCTTCCGGCCCCGGCGCGAAACCCTGATCGATGCGGACTATCCCGACAAGGCGACGGAGGTCCTGGCCCTGTCCCAGCGCCTGGTGCGCATCCCCAGCGTCACGGCCTGTCCCGAGGAGCGGCTCCCGGAAGTCCACCGCGCCGCCACCTTCATCTACGACTACCTGCAGAACCATGGCGTGCCCGTGCGCACCTTCGACCAGGGGCCCTTCCCCGCCATCCTGGCCCACTTCCCCGGGGGCGAGCAGGCCCCGGCCATGCTGTGCGGCCACTTCGATGTGGTGGAGCCGGAACCCGACGACAGCCAGTTCGAGCCCCGCATCGAAGGCGACTACCTCTGGGGTCGCGGCGCGGCGGACATGAAGACCGTGGTGTCCACCTACCTCGTGTGGATGAAGGACACCCTCAAGAAGGGCGCCCCCTACCCGCCCGTGAACCTGCTGCTGGTGGGCAACGAGGAGAACGGCGAGCTGGAGCCCATGGGCACGCCCCATGTGCTGAAGCTGCTGAAGGAGGAATCGGGCTATGAACCGGCCTTCTTCGTGGCGGGCGAGCGCACCGGCGAGAAGGGCACCGAACTGTGGGGCGAGGTCTGCACCCAGAACCGCGGGGTTCTGCGCTTCGAGCTCATCGCCCACGGCACCCGCGGTCACAGCGGCTTGGCGGGGGGGAGCGACCTCACGGAGCGCCTGCTGGGCGCCCGCGAAGCCCTGCGCGAGCTGTTCGCGAAGCACCTGACGCTGAAGTCGGCCGACGGTTGGCAGTCCCTCGCCCGCTTCGCCTACATCCAGGTGGGCACGCCCGGCATCTACAACATCACGCCGGACCGCGGCTCGCTCGGCGCGGAGATCCGCCCCATCCCGCAGGACGATGTGTCCCGGCTGCGCGCCGACATCGAGGCCCTGGCCGCCGACCTGCAGCTGGAGTTCCTGCCCTCGGCCTGGGAGCCCGGCATGGCCTGCCACCCCGAGAATCCCCACCTGAAGGCACTGCTGGCGGGCATCACAGCGGCGGGTGGTGAGGTGCGCCTGGGCCGCAAGGGCGCAGGGACCTCCGCCCGCTTCGCCCCCGGCGGTCAGGGCGTGGTTTGGGGGCAGACCGGCATCGGTCCCCACGCCGCCGGCGAGCGCCACTACATCCCCAGCATCGACCCCTACTACCGCGCGCTGGAGGCTTTCGCGGCGCAGCTGAAGGCCTGA
- a CDS encoding glycerate kinase, with translation MRIIVAPDSFKGSLSALGVAEAMERGIRAVFPEADILKVPIADGGEGTVEALVAATHGRLMHATVRGPLGEPVRAHWGVSGDGTTAFLEMAAASGLPLVPKERRDPRITSTFGTGELMKAALDAGLRKLVIGIGGSATNDGGTGMARALGARFLDAGGRDLPEGGAALARLARIDLSGLDPRLAEASVLVACDVDNPLCGPRGASAVYGPQKGANPEMVAELDAALGAFATVAAAATGRDIALLPGAGAAGGLGAGLLYFTPASLRPGVSIVLETTHFETLIQGTDLVITGEGRTDFQTAMGKAPVGVAAVAKRHGVPVVCIAGGLGDGAEEVLAHGIDALASIVPQPMSLEACMGQGGSLVETAVAGVCRMLRVGRSLGR, from the coding sequence ATGCGCATCATCGTGGCTCCGGATTCGTTCAAAGGCAGCCTGTCCGCCCTGGGAGTGGCCGAAGCCATGGAGCGCGGCATCCGGGCGGTGTTCCCGGAGGCGGACATCCTCAAGGTGCCCATTGCCGATGGAGGCGAAGGCACCGTCGAGGCCCTGGTGGCCGCCACTCATGGGCGCCTTATGCACGCGACCGTGCGGGGGCCCCTGGGTGAGCCCGTGCGGGCCCACTGGGGTGTCTCCGGCGACGGCACCACGGCCTTCCTGGAGATGGCCGCGGCCTCGGGCCTGCCCCTGGTGCCGAAGGAGCGGCGGGATCCGAGGATCACCAGCACCTTCGGCACCGGGGAGCTCATGAAGGCCGCCCTGGACGCGGGGTTGCGCAAGCTCGTCATCGGCATCGGCGGCAGCGCCACCAATGACGGTGGCACGGGCATGGCCCGGGCCCTGGGCGCGCGCTTCCTGGATGCCGGGGGCCGCGACCTGCCCGAAGGCGGCGCGGCGCTGGCGCGCCTGGCCCGCATCGACCTGTCGGGCCTGGATCCCCGCCTTGCGGAGGCTTCGGTCCTCGTGGCCTGCGATGTGGACAATCCCCTCTGCGGCCCGCGGGGGGCCTCCGCCGTCTATGGCCCCCAGAAAGGCGCCAATCCGGAGATGGTGGCCGAGCTCGATGCCGCCCTGGGCGCCTTCGCCACGGTGGCGGCCGCGGCCACGGGGCGCGACATCGCCCTGCTGCCCGGCGCCGGCGCCGCCGGGGGCCTGGGCGCGGGCCTGCTTTACTTCACCCCGGCCAGCCTCCGGCCCGGCGTATCCATCGTGCTGGAAACGACCCATTTCGAGACCCTGATCCAGGGCACGGACCTCGTCATCACCGGCGAAGGCCGCACCGACTTCCAGACGGCCATGGGCAAGGCCCCCGTGGGCGTGGCGGCGGTGGCCAAGCGCCACGGCGTGCCCGTGGTCTGCATCGCGGGCGGGTTGGGCGACGGCGCCGAGGAGGTGCTGGCCCACGGCATCGATGCCCTGGCCTCCATCGTGCCCCAGCCCATGAGCCTGGAGGCCTGCATGGGGCAGGGCGGATCCCTCGTGGAGACCGCCGTGGCGGGCGTCTGCCGGATGCTGCGCGTGGGCAGGTCGCTGGGTCGGTGA
- a CDS encoding S41 family peptidase, whose translation MPGRTLLLSRLAFALALASTAQAQTKLLRFPDIHGDKVVFTHGGDLWNAPATGGTATRLTAHPGLELFAKYSPDGKWIAFTGQYDGDEQVYVIPSGGGIPRQLTFDPAAGPLPPRGGYDHQVVGWTPDGSSVLFRASSDADGVLSRTALYTVPLGGGLAKKLPMPTAGPGSFSPDGKRIAYAPMFRDFRHWKRYQGGWAQDLYVFDLATNAQKKIAASPRTERDPMWIGDKVYFASDRDGTLNLYAVDPATDALKQLTFQKTWDVRWPSSDRQSRIVYEQNGELRVFNVQDGSDRGISISVPTDGGASRPSRISAERNIEGFALSPKGERALFVARGDVFTVPVEKGPVRNLTNSSGAHDKHARWSPDGKKIAFISDLSGEDQLYLVDQGGKGKPEALTSGLAVMLNAPVWSPTGKQLAFTDKDGVVYVVGVADRKLVKAAKDPFARVGDLAWSADGQFLAFSLANLNGTRSLHVWSQTDQQLHRATGDLFPVTDPAWDPDGKYLYALSRRDYAPQISNLEFDYAGNRNVDVVAYALRKDTAHPFPPESDEVGAAPEKKEDGEKKADKPVEGAKAPAAPVAVRIDWDGFEQRGVRVPLPADNLGGLEATKGYLLYSKSAPFVYGEANGRRNAGSSLWIFDLKKRQESELLPEVQGWTLSQDGTKVLARAGQGPAASYQLLDAKPKATEKKTVSTKELFVDRIPAEEWREVYDETWRRFRDFFYVKNMHGYDWKALREQYRPWLQHVTHRSDLTYVLTELISELNIGHTYTEGGDQFLPERAKVGLPGARIELDAAAGRYRLARIYRGHNEEPKYRSPLTEPGVDAREGDYILAIDGVELKADDNPYRLLRNKTFAVTLTLNAKPGFEGARQVTYQPIQSDASLRYLDFVLRSKEAVDKLSGGKVGYLHIPDMGGPGLYEFIKWYYPQIRKEGLVVDVRANGGGNISQMILERLGRKLLGTRFGYAGEHPTTYPGTVFHGPMVALTSETSASDGDIFPYHFRFAGLGPLIGKRTWGGVVGGGNSPLIDGGSVFVPQSGTNAPTGEWIIEGEGVTPDIEVENDPASLLAGHDRQLERGVQEVLKRMAEKPMALPKRPADPVKTK comes from the coding sequence ATGCCCGGACGAACCCTCCTGCTTTCCCGGCTGGCCTTTGCCCTCGCTCTGGCGAGTACGGCGCAGGCCCAGACCAAGCTGCTCCGCTTCCCCGACATCCACGGGGACAAGGTGGTGTTCACGCACGGCGGCGACCTCTGGAACGCCCCGGCCACGGGCGGCACGGCCACGCGGCTCACGGCCCACCCGGGCCTGGAGCTGTTCGCGAAGTACAGCCCCGACGGCAAGTGGATCGCCTTCACCGGCCAGTACGACGGGGACGAGCAGGTCTATGTCATTCCCAGCGGCGGCGGCATCCCGCGCCAGCTGACCTTCGATCCCGCCGCGGGTCCGCTGCCGCCGCGGGGCGGCTACGACCACCAGGTGGTGGGGTGGACGCCAGACGGCTCCAGCGTGCTGTTCCGCGCCTCCAGCGATGCCGATGGCGTCCTGAGCCGCACGGCCCTCTACACCGTGCCCCTGGGCGGTGGGCTGGCGAAGAAGCTGCCCATGCCGACCGCGGGGCCCGGCTCCTTCTCGCCGGACGGCAAACGCATCGCCTACGCGCCGATGTTCCGCGACTTCCGCCACTGGAAGCGCTACCAGGGCGGCTGGGCGCAGGATCTCTATGTCTTCGACCTGGCCACGAACGCGCAGAAGAAGATCGCCGCCAGCCCGCGCACCGAGCGCGATCCCATGTGGATCGGCGACAAGGTCTACTTCGCGTCGGATCGCGACGGGACCCTGAACCTCTACGCGGTGGATCCGGCCACGGACGCGCTGAAGCAGCTGACCTTCCAGAAGACCTGGGATGTCCGCTGGCCCTCCAGCGACCGCCAGTCGCGCATCGTCTACGAGCAGAACGGCGAGCTGCGCGTGTTCAATGTGCAGGACGGCAGCGACCGCGGGATCTCCATCTCCGTGCCGACCGATGGCGGCGCCTCGCGGCCCTCGCGCATCAGCGCCGAACGCAACATCGAGGGCTTCGCCCTGTCGCCCAAGGGCGAGCGGGCCCTCTTCGTGGCCCGCGGCGATGTGTTCACCGTGCCCGTCGAGAAGGGTCCCGTGCGCAACCTCACCAACAGCTCCGGTGCCCACGACAAGCACGCCCGCTGGTCGCCGGACGGAAAGAAGATCGCGTTCATCTCGGACCTGAGCGGCGAGGACCAGCTCTACCTGGTGGATCAGGGCGGCAAGGGCAAGCCCGAGGCCCTGACCTCCGGGCTGGCGGTGATGCTGAATGCGCCCGTCTGGTCGCCCACGGGAAAGCAGCTCGCCTTCACCGACAAGGACGGCGTCGTCTATGTGGTGGGCGTGGCGGACCGCAAGCTGGTCAAGGCCGCGAAGGATCCCTTCGCCCGGGTGGGCGACCTGGCCTGGTCGGCGGACGGCCAGTTCCTGGCCTTCTCACTGGCGAACCTGAACGGCACCCGCAGCCTCCATGTGTGGAGCCAGACCGACCAGCAGCTGCACCGGGCCACCGGCGACCTGTTCCCCGTGACCGATCCCGCCTGGGATCCCGACGGCAAGTACCTCTATGCCCTCAGCCGCCGGGACTACGCGCCGCAGATCAGCAACCTCGAGTTCGACTATGCGGGCAACCGCAATGTCGATGTGGTGGCCTACGCCCTGCGCAAGGACACGGCCCATCCCTTCCCGCCCGAGAGTGACGAGGTGGGGGCGGCGCCTGAGAAGAAGGAAGACGGCGAGAAGAAGGCCGACAAGCCGGTGGAGGGCGCCAAGGCCCCGGCAGCGCCCGTGGCCGTCCGCATCGACTGGGATGGGTTCGAGCAGCGGGGCGTCCGCGTGCCCTTGCCCGCCGACAACCTGGGCGGGCTGGAGGCCACCAAGGGCTACCTGCTCTACAGCAAGTCCGCGCCCTTCGTGTACGGCGAAGCCAATGGCCGCCGGAATGCGGGCAGCAGCCTCTGGATCTTCGACCTGAAGAAGCGCCAGGAGAGCGAGCTGCTGCCGGAAGTCCAGGGCTGGACCCTCAGCCAGGACGGGACCAAGGTCCTGGCCCGCGCCGGGCAGGGGCCCGCGGCCTCCTACCAGCTCCTCGACGCCAAGCCGAAAGCCACCGAGAAGAAGACGGTCTCCACGAAGGAGCTCTTCGTGGACCGCATCCCCGCCGAGGAGTGGCGCGAGGTCTATGACGAGACCTGGCGCCGCTTCCGGGACTTCTTCTATGTGAAGAACATGCACGGCTACGACTGGAAGGCCCTGCGCGAGCAGTACCGTCCCTGGCTCCAGCATGTGACGCACCGTTCGGACCTGACCTATGTGCTGACGGAGCTCATCTCGGAACTGAACATCGGCCACACCTACACCGAGGGGGGGGACCAGTTCCTGCCCGAACGGGCCAAGGTGGGCCTGCCCGGCGCCCGCATCGAGCTGGATGCCGCCGCCGGCCGCTACCGCCTCGCCCGCATCTACCGCGGCCACAACGAGGAGCCCAAGTACCGCAGCCCGCTGACGGAACCGGGCGTGGATGCCCGCGAGGGGGACTACATCCTGGCCATCGATGGCGTGGAATTGAAGGCGGACGACAACCCCTACCGCCTGCTCCGCAACAAGACCTTCGCGGTGACGCTCACGCTGAACGCCAAGCCCGGTTTCGAGGGCGCCCGGCAGGTCACCTACCAGCCCATCCAGAGCGATGCCAGCCTGCGCTATCTGGACTTCGTGCTGCGCTCGAAGGAGGCCGTGGACAAGCTCAGCGGCGGGAAGGTGGGCTACCTCCACATTCCCGACATGGGCGGCCCCGGGCTCTATGAGTTCATCAAGTGGTACTACCCCCAGATCCGCAAGGAGGGCCTGGTGGTGGATGTCCGCGCCAACGGCGGGGGCAACATCAGCCAGATGATCCTCGAGCGCCTCGGGAGGAAGCTGCTGGGCACCCGCTTCGGCTACGCGGGCGAGCACCCGACCACCTACCCGGGCACCGTGTTCCACGGCCCCATGGTGGCGCTCACCAGCGAGACCAGCGCCAGCGACGGCGACATCTTCCCCTACCACTTCCGGTTCGCGGGGCTCGGCCCCCTCATCGGCAAGCGCACCTGGGGCGGCGTCGTGGGCGGCGGAAATTCTCCGCTCATTGATGGCGGCAGCGTCTTCGTGCCCCAGTCGGGCACCAACGCGCCCACGGGCGAGTGGATCATCGAGGGCGAGGGCGTCACCCCCGACATCGAGGTGGAGAACGATCCCGCCTCGCTGCTGGCGGGCCATGATCGGCAGCTGGAGCGCGGCGTGCAGGAGGTCCTGAAGCGCATGGCCGAGAAACCCATGGCCCTGCCGAAGCGCCCGGCGGATCCGGTGAAAACGAAGTAG